A genome region from Arthrobacter agilis includes the following:
- a CDS encoding MBL fold metallo-hydrolase: MIRTDIAPGIHFLEHARTNVYLVEDDDGVLLVDTGLPRSRALLLEALSRIGRSVEDIRAVILTHGHFDHVGTAEHLRSQHGIPVYCHPDDAYIAAHPYSYERERTPFVYPLRYARSIPGLVRMALAGAVAVKGIEDTLPLTPEAAAALPGAPLLVPTPGHTKGHCGLHFPDRDAVISGDALVTLDPYTGHPGPQVVAMAATADFDTALRSLDALRSTAAGTVLPGHGFPWFAGVESAVAQAAEVGRH, from the coding sequence ATGATCAGGACGGACATCGCCCCGGGGATCCACTTCCTCGAGCACGCGAGGACCAACGTCTACCTCGTGGAGGACGACGACGGCGTGCTCCTGGTGGACACCGGCCTCCCCCGCTCCAGGGCCCTGCTCCTCGAGGCGCTCAGCCGGATCGGGCGGTCCGTGGAGGACATCCGCGCCGTCATCCTGACCCACGGCCACTTCGACCACGTGGGCACCGCCGAGCACCTGCGCTCGCAGCACGGTATCCCCGTGTACTGCCACCCCGATGACGCGTACATCGCCGCGCACCCCTACAGCTACGAGCGGGAGCGCACCCCGTTCGTCTACCCGCTGCGCTATGCCCGCTCCATCCCGGGACTGGTGCGGATGGCCCTGGCGGGCGCGGTCGCCGTCAAGGGGATCGAGGACACGCTGCCGCTGACACCGGAGGCCGCCGCCGCCCTGCCCGGCGCACCGCTGCTCGTCCCGACGCCGGGCCACACGAAGGGGCACTGCGGCCTGCACTTCCCGGACCGGGACGCCGTGATCAGCGGGGACGCCCTCGTCACGCTCGACCCCTACACCGGTCACCCCGGACCGCAGGTCGTGGCGATGGCCGCGACCGCGGACTTCGACACCGCGCTGCGGTCGCTCGATGCCCTGCGGTCCACCGCTGCCGGGACCGTCCTGCCGGGGCACGGCTTCCCGTGGTTCGCCGGCGTCGAGTCGGCGGTCGCCCAGGCCGCCGAGGTCGGCCGCCACTAG
- a CDS encoding GntR family transcriptional regulator, translating into MERSPVRPSRPETDAAAPQRVLDALRRDIILGTLQPGARVTEAALAATYGVSRIPVREALRALEAEGFVESKPYAGSTVAKIPLDDAEDLFAVRGVIEATIARRAARRATAHFAGEAPSPQWWAARRALVGILDDGDRAVAADALTDLPELNIRFHLGVAELSGSASLAALLRQISGKIEWLYAADVDNRGKQSWGEHRLIIAAIDAGNAGEAERLMAGHVGSSQRGYMERFAADGPGTGAAGATGTDAAARG; encoded by the coding sequence TTGGAGCGATCCCCGGTGCGGCCTTCGCGGCCTGAGACGGACGCGGCGGCCCCCCAGCGCGTCCTCGATGCCCTCCGCCGCGACATCATCCTCGGCACCCTGCAGCCCGGGGCCCGGGTGACGGAGGCCGCGCTCGCCGCCACGTACGGCGTCTCGCGCATCCCGGTGCGGGAGGCGCTGCGCGCCCTCGAGGCGGAGGGCTTCGTCGAGTCCAAGCCGTACGCCGGCTCCACCGTGGCCAAGATCCCGCTCGACGACGCCGAGGACCTGTTCGCCGTCCGCGGGGTCATCGAGGCCACCATCGCGCGCCGTGCCGCGCGTCGGGCGACGGCGCACTTCGCGGGCGAGGCGCCCAGCCCCCAGTGGTGGGCGGCACGCCGGGCCCTGGTCGGCATCCTCGACGACGGCGACCGCGCCGTGGCGGCCGACGCCCTCACGGACCTGCCCGAGCTCAACATCCGCTTCCACCTCGGCGTCGCCGAGCTCAGCGGCAGCGCCTCGCTGGCCGCCCTGCTCCGGCAGATCTCCGGCAAGATCGAGTGGCTCTACGCCGCGGACGTGGACAACCGGGGCAAGCAGTCGTGGGGCGAGCACCGCCTGATCATCGCGGCGATCGACGCCGGCAACGCGGGCGAGGCGGAACGCCTGATGGCGGGCCATGTGGGCTCCTCGCAGCGCGGGTACATGGAGCGTTTCGCGGCGGACGGACCAGGGACCGGTGCGGCGGGCGCTACAGGAACGGACGCAGCGGCGCGAGGATGA
- a CDS encoding phospholipase D-like domain-containing protein — translation MSWFKRRTIMGFARTTAKRAAITLFSAQAVVIGGLVGVDTYQKRRRTRRPGFPQPGTFHTKIADTDTTVYTYGEDLFEAMIAAIDGAEHQVLLETYIWKGDAVGTRFRDAVNRAAERGVKVFVIYDGFANLVVNPFFYSFHPLVNAYRFPVLRPSIVFTNIRGSGFDHRKVLVVDDEVGFVGGYNIGSLYATKWRDTHLEIRGPSVWELREAFANFWNLRAKPRRPELPDLSASFWEPRIRAVNNIPAYLVFPIRGVYLEAINRAKHHIFITTAYFIPDRQILDALLRASRRGVDVRVILPEDSNHVVSDWLSRGFYSSLINAGVQILLYQNSMIHAKTATIDGEWSTVGTANIDRLSLTGNYEINLEIFDRDLAGTMEQIFEVDSSNSRVLTREEWEGRHLVARASELILAPLRPFL, via the coding sequence ATGAGCTGGTTCAAGCGTCGGACGATCATGGGGTTCGCCCGCACCACGGCCAAGCGGGCCGCGATCACCCTGTTCTCCGCGCAGGCGGTGGTCATCGGCGGCCTCGTCGGGGTGGACACCTACCAGAAGCGCCGCCGCACCCGGCGCCCCGGCTTCCCCCAGCCCGGGACCTTCCACACGAAGATCGCGGACACCGACACCACGGTGTACACGTACGGCGAGGACCTCTTCGAGGCGATGATCGCGGCCATCGACGGCGCCGAGCACCAGGTGCTGCTCGAGACGTACATCTGGAAGGGCGACGCCGTCGGAACACGGTTCCGCGACGCCGTGAACCGGGCCGCCGAGCGCGGTGTGAAGGTCTTCGTGATCTACGACGGCTTCGCGAACCTGGTGGTCAACCCGTTCTTCTACTCCTTCCACCCGCTCGTCAACGCCTACCGCTTCCCCGTGCTGCGCCCGTCGATCGTCTTCACGAACATCCGCGGCAGCGGTTTCGACCATCGCAAGGTGCTCGTGGTCGACGACGAGGTCGGCTTCGTGGGCGGGTACAACATCGGCTCGCTGTACGCGACGAAGTGGCGGGACACGCACCTCGAGATCCGCGGCCCGTCCGTGTGGGAGCTCCGGGAGGCGTTCGCGAACTTCTGGAATCTCCGCGCGAAGCCGCGCAGGCCGGAGCTGCCCGATCTCAGCGCCTCCTTCTGGGAGCCGCGCATCCGCGCCGTCAACAACATCCCCGCCTACCTCGTGTTCCCCATCCGGGGTGTCTACCTGGAGGCGATCAACCGGGCCAAGCACCACATCTTCATCACGACGGCGTACTTCATCCCGGACCGGCAGATCCTCGACGCCCTGCTGCGGGCGAGCCGCCGCGGCGTGGACGTCCGCGTGATCCTCCCCGAGGACTCCAACCACGTGGTCTCCGACTGGCTGTCCCGCGGGTTCTACTCCTCCCTGATCAATGCGGGCGTGCAGATCCTGCTGTACCAGAACTCGATGATCCACGCGAAGACGGCGACGATCGACGGCGAGTGGAGCACCGTCGGCACCGCGAACATCGACCGCCTGAGCCTCACCGGCAACTACGAGATCAACCTCGAGATCTTCGACCGCGACCTCGCGGGCACCATGGAGCAGATCTTCGAGGTGGATTCCTCCAACAGCCGCGTCCTGACCCGGGAGGAGTGGGAGGGCCGCCACCTGGTGGCCCGCGCCAGCGAGCTCATCCTCGCGCCGCTGCGTCCGTTCCTGTAG